Proteins encoded in a region of the Muntiacus reevesi chromosome 19, mMunRee1.1, whole genome shotgun sequence genome:
- the FAM162B gene encoding protein FAM162B, with translation MELLREESRPRRAGGPTQPQGRDARVGGRRGGRGPGAQGAHVRLQLRIRGSPGSGAGRGGRGPGSAGPGWAEGAGSELSSMLATVGSLLRLRLGRIPCCAPGAPPEAERRPVASLWPRGRPQYSSGGSPGGSEPPGSAGKVHRVPAEHKPSQFDKRILLWTGRFKAMEDIPPRIPPEMIDAARNKARVKACYIMIGLTIIACFAVIASAKRAAERHESLTSWNLAKKAKWREEAALAAQAKAK, from the exons ATGGAGCTGCTTCGGGAGGAAAGTCGTCCGCGGCGCGCCGGGGGACCGACTCAGCCCCAGGGTCGGGACGCCCGGGTCGGGGGTCGCCGGGGGGGGCGGGGACCCGGAGCCCAGGGTGCGCACGTCAGACTCCAGCTGCGCATCCGGGGCTCCCCTGGgagcggcgcggggcggggcggcaggggtcccgggagcgccggccccggctgggctgagGGCGCGGGATCAGAGCTCAGCAGCATGCTGGCCACCGTCGGGAGCCTCCTGCGCCTCCGCCTGGGGCGCATCCCCTGCTGCGCCCCGGGAGCGCCCCCAGAAGCCGAGCGGCGGCCGGTCGCGTCTCTCTGGCCCCGGGGTCGCCCCCAATACTCCAGTGGCGGGAGCCCCGGCGGCTCGGAGCCCCCAGGTtctg CCGGCAAGGTCCATAGGGTCCCCGCCGAGCACAAGCCGTCGCAATTCGACAAAAGAATCTTGCTGTGGACCGGGCGTTTCAAAGCGATGGAGGATATCCCGCCTCGGATTCC GCCAGAAATGATAGATGCTGCAAGAAACAAAGCTCGGGTGAAAGCTTGTTACATAATGATTGGACTCACGATCATCGCCTGCTTTGCAGTGATAGCATCAGCCAAAAGG GCTGCAGAACGACATGAATCTTTAACAAGTTGGAATCTGgcaaagaaggcaaaatggcGTGAAGAAGCGGCACTGGCTGCACAGGCCAAGGCTAAATGA